A window from Sinorhizobium fredii encodes these proteins:
- a CDS encoding DMT family protein, translated as MSFAINPAYVWPVLLLIASNVFMTFAWYGHLKFTSSPLYIVIVASWGIAFFEYWLAVPANRIGHSVYSAAQLKTMQEVITLSIFVLFSVFWLKESIGWHQLVGFAFIALGASFIFKG; from the coding sequence ATGTCCTTTGCCATCAATCCCGCCTATGTCTGGCCGGTGCTGCTGCTCATCGCCTCGAATGTTTTCATGACCTTCGCCTGGTACGGCCACCTGAAGTTTACGTCCTCGCCGCTCTATATCGTCATCGTCGCCAGCTGGGGCATCGCCTTCTTCGAATACTGGCTGGCAGTACCGGCCAACCGCATCGGCCATTCCGTCTATTCGGCGGCGCAGCTGAAGACGATGCAGGAAGTGATCACACTCAGCATTTTCGTCCTCTTCTCGGTCTTCTGGCTAAAGGAGTCGATCGGTTGGCATCAACTCGTCGGCTTCGCGTTCATCGCG
- a CDS encoding gamma carbonic anhydrase family protein, with protein sequence MPLYALGPLQPNTPPQGSYWMAPDAHVIGQVEIGEDVGIWFGATLRGDNEPIRIGARTNIQEAVIVHVDPGFPVTIGEGCTIGHRAIVHGCSIGDNSLIGMGATVLNGARIGRNCLVGANALVTEGKEFPDNSLIVGAPAKVIRTLDDAAVQGLKRSAEHYVKNWQRYAAQFTQLD encoded by the coding sequence ATGCCACTTTATGCATTGGGACCGCTGCAGCCGAACACGCCGCCGCAAGGCAGCTACTGGATGGCGCCGGACGCCCATGTCATCGGCCAGGTGGAGATCGGCGAAGACGTCGGCATCTGGTTCGGCGCGACCTTGCGCGGCGACAACGAGCCGATCCGCATCGGTGCACGCACCAACATCCAGGAGGCGGTGATCGTCCATGTCGATCCGGGCTTCCCGGTGACGATCGGCGAAGGCTGCACCATCGGCCACAGAGCCATCGTTCACGGCTGCAGCATCGGTGACAACTCGCTGATCGGCATGGGCGCCACCGTCCTGAACGGCGCCAGGATCGGCCGCAACTGCCTGGTCGGCGCCAATGCGCTGGTCACCGAAGGCAAAGAATTTCCAGACAACTCATTGATCGTCGGCGCCCCGGCCAAGGTGATCCGGACGCTCGACGACGCGGCCGTGCAAGGCTTGAAGCGTTCGGCCGAACATTATGTAAAGAACTGGCAGCGCTACGCCGCACAGTTTACCCAGCTGGATTGA
- a CDS encoding metal ABC transporter ATP-binding protein, which translates to MLNFRSPDIAPLVSLTNAGVRRNGRWLVRGVEFSISRGEIVTLIGPNGSGKSTTAKTAIGVLRPDEGNVARLAGLKVGYVPQKLAVDWTLPLTVERLMTLTGPLKGREIEEALASTGMLHMAKAEVQHLSGGEFQRALLARAIARKPDLLVLDEPVQGVDFSGEIALYELIKQIRNRTGCGILLISHDLHIVMAETDTVVCLNGHVCCRGTPRAVSQSPEYLKLFGRRAAGALAVYSHHHDHTHLPDGRVLHADGSITESCFPGDGHHHHDEAENVHDHEPDCGCGHHTRLHGFDAAEKRDA; encoded by the coding sequence ATGCTGAATTTCCGATCGCCAGACATTGCGCCGCTTGTCAGCCTTACCAATGCGGGCGTACGCCGCAATGGGCGCTGGCTGGTGCGCGGCGTCGAATTCTCGATCAGCCGCGGCGAGATCGTCACGCTCATCGGTCCGAACGGATCGGGGAAATCGACGACCGCGAAGACCGCCATCGGCGTGCTGAGGCCCGACGAAGGGAATGTCGCGCGGCTTGCCGGTCTCAAGGTCGGCTACGTACCGCAAAAGCTAGCCGTCGATTGGACTCTGCCGCTGACGGTCGAGCGGTTGATGACACTGACCGGTCCATTGAAGGGCAGGGAGATCGAGGAGGCGCTGGCCTCAACGGGCATGCTGCATATGGCCAAGGCCGAGGTGCAGCATCTTTCGGGGGGCGAATTCCAGCGGGCGCTGCTGGCGCGCGCCATCGCCCGCAAGCCGGATCTTCTCGTTCTCGACGAGCCGGTGCAGGGCGTCGACTTTTCCGGCGAGATCGCGCTTTACGAATTGATCAAGCAGATCCGCAACCGCACCGGCTGCGGCATCCTGCTGATCTCGCATGATCTGCACATCGTCATGGCGGAGACCGATACTGTCGTTTGCCTGAATGGCCATGTCTGCTGCCGCGGAACGCCGCGGGCCGTCAGCCAAAGCCCGGAATATCTGAAGCTCTTCGGGCGCAGGGCCGCCGGGGCACTGGCCGTCTACAGCCATCATCACGACCACACGCATCTGCCGGACGGGCGGGTGCTGCACGCCGACGGCAGCATCACCGAGAGCTGCTTCCCCGGCGATGGCCATCATCACCATGACGAGGCCGAAAACGTCCACGACCACGAGCCGGACTGCGGCTGCGGCCATCACACACGGCTGCACGGCTTTGACGCCGCGGAGAAGCGCGATGCTTGA
- a CDS encoding DUF982 domain-containing protein: MHQVLWNRPIELGLTAGDIRMVKGPSDALACLAGQWPHRGPYYVAARSACRAAIAGRRTPDEARRLFIFAVEEAHLRAH, translated from the coding sequence ATGCATCAGGTGTTGTGGAACCGTCCTATCGAGCTTGGACTGACCGCCGGCGATATCCGCATGGTCAAGGGGCCGTCCGATGCGCTCGCATGCCTGGCAGGTCAATGGCCGCACCGCGGTCCCTATTACGTCGCAGCGCGCAGCGCCTGCCGTGCGGCGATTGCCGGCCGTCGGACTCCCGACGAGGCGCGCAGGCTGTTCATTTTTGCCGTCGAGGAAGCGCATCTGAGAGCTCATTGA
- a CDS encoding cold-shock protein — MATKGIVKFFNQDKGFGFITPDGGAKDVFVHISAVQAAGLATLKDGQQVSFDTEPDRMGKGPKAVNLQAL; from the coding sequence ATGGCCACCAAGGGCATCGTAAAATTCTTCAACCAGGACAAGGGTTTTGGTTTCATCACGCCGGACGGCGGCGCGAAGGACGTTTTCGTCCACATCTCCGCCGTTCAGGCCGCCGGTCTCGCGACGCTCAAGGATGGCCAGCAGGTCAGCTTCGACACCGAGCCGGACCGCATGGGCAAGGGCCCGAAGGCCGTCAACCTCCAGGCGCTCTAA
- a CDS encoding fumarylacetoacetate hydrolase family protein: METVIPPSPPVLLPISGSAVGFPVRRVYCVGRNYAAHAREMGHDPEREPPFFFQKNADNLLPTGQDFPYPPLSSDVHHEVELVVALRHGGADIPVEEATAHVYGYGVGIDFTRRDLQAQAKESGRPWTAAKAFEHSAPISAIAPATAVGHPANGNIWLKVNGETRQQGDLAQMIWTVPEIIAELSRLFTLAPGDIIMTGTPAGVGAVERGDVITCGIDGIAALSVKVV, translated from the coding sequence TTGGAAACCGTCATACCGCCCTCACCTCCTGTGCTTTTGCCGATTTCCGGGAGTGCCGTCGGCTTTCCGGTGCGCCGCGTCTATTGCGTCGGCCGCAACTATGCGGCCCATGCGCGCGAGATGGGACATGACCCCGAGCGCGAGCCGCCGTTCTTTTTCCAGAAGAATGCCGACAACCTGCTGCCGACCGGCCAGGATTTCCCCTATCCGCCGCTCTCCTCGGACGTGCACCACGAGGTGGAACTGGTCGTTGCCCTTCGCCACGGCGGTGCGGATATCCCGGTCGAAGAAGCGACCGCGCATGTCTACGGCTATGGCGTCGGCATCGATTTCACCCGCCGCGACCTGCAGGCCCAGGCGAAAGAGTCCGGCCGGCCCTGGACCGCGGCCAAGGCCTTCGAGCATTCCGCGCCGATTTCGGCAATCGCGCCGGCGACGGCCGTCGGCCATCCGGCAAACGGCAATATCTGGCTGAAGGTCAATGGCGAGACGCGCCAGCAGGGCGACCTCGCCCAGATGATCTGGACGGTGCCGGAGATCATCGCCGAACTCTCACGCCTCTTCACATTGGCACCCGGCGACATCATCATGACCGGAACGCCCGCCGGCGTGGGTGCCGTCGAGCGCGGCGACGTCATCACCTGCGGCATCGACGGTATCGCGGCGCTCTCCGTCAAGGTCGTCTGA
- the uvrB gene encoding excinuclease ABC subunit UvrB, with the protein MAQNPKNPPKKSAAPGGFEEAPQAPLSGAPLSGNVSDWVKQLEAEAETSAFESQREIASKAGKHRKKVEIAASKAAADAEEKSAEGPKPERASELTQGPRGAKALRADSTSGKTFSGKTARGTSMGGSHDPKTRAAAGLNPVAGLDVALEDVDKLTTGSGVTATVEALAKLIESGNPLFKDGKLWTPHRPARPDKSEGGISLKMVTDYQPSGDQPTAIADLVDGLSSGERNQVLLGVTGSGKTFTMAKVIEATQRPAVILAPNKTLAAQLYSEFKNFFPENAVEYFVSYYDYYQPEAYVPRSDTYIEKESSINEQIDRMRHSATRSLLERDDVVIVASVSCIYGIGSVETYTAMTFQMNVGDRLDQRQLLADLVAQQYKRRDMDFQRGSFRVRGDTIEIFPAHLEDAAWRISMFGDEIDSITEFDPLTGQKTGDLKSVKIYANSHYVTPRPTLNAAIKAIKEELTHRLAELERAGRLLEAQRLEQRTRYDLEMLEATGSCQGIENYSRYLTGRRPGEPPPTLFEYIPDNALIFIDESHVTIPQIGGMYRGDFRRKATLAEYGFRLPSCMDNRPLRFEEWDAMRPDTIAVSATPGSWELEQSGGVFAEQVIRPTGLIDPPVEVRSAKTQVDDVLGEIRETAAAGYRTLVTVLTKRMAEDLTEYLHEQGVRVRYMHSDIDTLERIEIIRDLRLGAFDVLVGINLLREGLDIPECGFVAILDADKEGFLRSETSLIQTIGRAARNVDGKVILYADTITGSMSRAMEETARRREKQMAYNLENGITPESVKAKISDILDSVYERDHVRADISGVAGKGFAEAGHLVGNNLQAHLNALEKQMRDAAADLDFETAARLRDEIKRLKAAELAVLDDPMAREEARSAEGGKRGSKAAPSPISPPAGEMPGRTEGGASTSYFAKPSLDDMGPGTDTERPLFRKPDLDEMGRDVAIPAGKGQSLFRKNTLDEMTVGRTEKPVAGHVPEKPTLTRAKPGIGSYEDQADEKRQKGRTKGKTGRPGR; encoded by the coding sequence ATGGCTCAAAATCCGAAGAATCCCCCGAAGAAATCGGCAGCGCCCGGCGGTTTCGAAGAAGCCCCGCAGGCGCCGCTTTCCGGTGCGCCGCTCTCCGGCAACGTCTCCGACTGGGTGAAGCAGCTCGAGGCGGAAGCGGAAACCTCCGCTTTCGAAAGCCAGCGGGAGATCGCCTCCAAGGCCGGCAAGCACCGCAAGAAGGTCGAGATTGCCGCCTCGAAAGCGGCCGCGGATGCGGAAGAGAAATCGGCCGAAGGCCCCAAGCCCGAACGGGCGTCCGAGCTGACGCAAGGCCCCCGCGGAGCGAAGGCGCTGCGCGCCGACAGTACGAGCGGAAAAACTTTCAGCGGCAAGACCGCACGCGGCACTTCCATGGGCGGCAGCCACGACCCGAAGACGCGCGCCGCCGCCGGGCTCAACCCGGTCGCCGGTCTCGACGTTGCACTCGAGGATGTCGACAAGCTGACGACGGGCTCCGGCGTCACCGCCACGGTCGAGGCGCTCGCCAAGCTGATCGAGAGCGGCAACCCGCTGTTCAAGGACGGCAAGCTCTGGACCCCGCACCGCCCTGCCCGGCCGGACAAGTCGGAAGGCGGCATATCGCTGAAGATGGTGACCGACTACCAGCCCTCCGGTGACCAGCCGACGGCGATTGCCGATCTGGTCGACGGCCTCTCTTCGGGCGAGCGCAACCAGGTGCTGCTCGGCGTCACCGGCTCCGGTAAGACCTTCACTATGGCCAAGGTGATTGAGGCGACGCAGCGCCCGGCCGTCATCCTGGCGCCGAACAAGACGCTCGCCGCCCAGCTCTATTCCGAATTCAAGAACTTCTTTCCGGAAAACGCGGTCGAGTATTTCGTCTCCTACTACGACTACTACCAGCCGGAGGCCTACGTTCCGCGTTCCGACACCTATATCGAGAAGGAATCCTCGATCAACGAGCAGATCGACCGCATGCGCCACTCGGCGACGCGCTCGCTGCTCGAGCGCGACGACGTCGTCATCGTCGCCTCGGTCTCCTGTATCTACGGTATCGGCTCGGTCGAAACCTATACGGCGATGACCTTCCAGATGAATGTCGGCGACCGACTCGACCAGCGGCAGCTCCTCGCCGACCTGGTGGCGCAGCAGTACAAGCGCCGCGACATGGATTTCCAGCGCGGCTCCTTCCGGGTGCGCGGCGACACGATCGAGATCTTCCCGGCCCACCTGGAGGATGCCGCCTGGCGCATCTCCATGTTCGGCGACGAGATCGACTCCATCACCGAGTTCGATCCGCTTACCGGCCAGAAGACCGGCGACCTGAAATCGGTGAAGATCTACGCCAACTCACACTATGTGACGCCGCGCCCGACCCTGAACGCCGCCATCAAGGCGATCAAAGAGGAGCTGACGCATCGCCTTGCCGAGCTTGAACGGGCCGGCCGCCTGCTCGAGGCGCAGCGGCTGGAGCAGCGCACCCGCTACGACCTCGAAATGCTGGAAGCCACCGGCTCCTGCCAGGGTATCGAGAACTATTCGCGCTACCTGACCGGCCGCAGGCCGGGCGAGCCGCCGCCGACGCTGTTCGAATATATTCCCGATAACGCGCTGATCTTCATCGACGAGAGTCATGTCACCATTCCGCAGATCGGCGGCATGTATCGCGGCGACTTCCGCCGCAAGGCGACGCTCGCCGAATACGGCTTCCGCCTGCCCTCCTGCATGGACAACCGACCGCTGCGCTTCGAGGAATGGGACGCGATGCGCCCGGACACGATCGCCGTCTCGGCGACGCCCGGCAGCTGGGAACTGGAGCAGTCCGGCGGCGTCTTCGCGGAGCAGGTGATCCGCCCGACCGGCCTGATCGACCCGCCGGTCGAAGTACGCTCCGCCAAGACCCAGGTCGACGACGTGCTCGGAGAAATCCGCGAGACCGCTGCCGCCGGCTACCGCACGCTCGTCACGGTGCTGACCAAACGCATGGCCGAGGACCTCACCGAATACCTGCACGAGCAGGGCGTGCGGGTGCGCTACATGCATTCCGACATCGACACGCTGGAGCGCATCGAGATTATCCGCGATCTTCGTTTAGGTGCTTTCGACGTGCTGGTCGGCATCAACCTGCTGCGCGAGGGCCTGGATATTCCCGAGTGCGGCTTCGTCGCCATTCTCGACGCCGACAAGGAAGGTTTCCTGCGTTCGGAAACCTCGCTGATCCAGACGATCGGCCGCGCCGCCCGCAACGTCGACGGCAAGGTCATCCTCTACGCCGACACCATCACCGGCTCGATGAGTCGGGCGATGGAGGAGACAGCCCGCCGCCGCGAGAAGCAGATGGCCTATAACCTCGAAAACGGCATCACGCCGGAATCGGTGAAGGCGAAGATCTCCGACATTCTCGACTCGGTCTACGAGCGCGACCACGTCCGCGCCGACATCTCCGGCGTGGCCGGCAAGGGCTTTGCCGAGGCCGGCCACCTCGTCGGCAACAATCTGCAGGCGCATCTCAATGCGCTGGAAAAACAGATGCGCGACGCCGCCGCCGACCTCGACTTCGAAACCGCCGCGCGGCTGCGCGACGAGATCAAGCGCCTCAAGGCGGCCGAGTTGGCCGTGCTGGACGACCCGATGGCAAGGGAAGAGGCGAGGAGCGCTGAGGGCGGCAAGCGGGGCAGCAAGGCCGCGCCCAGCCCGATCTCCCCCCCTGCGGGGGAAATGCCCGGGAGGACAGAGGGGGGGGCTTCCACGAGCTATTTCGCCAAACCCTCGCTCGACGACATGGGCCCGGGTACCGATACCGAGCGCCCCCTCTTCCGCAAACCGGACCTCGACGAAATGGGCCGTGATGTGGCTATCCCCGCGGGCAAGGGTCAGTCGCTGTTCCGCAAGAATACCCTCGACGAGATGACCGTCGGCCGCACCGAAAAGCCGGTCGCTGGCCACGTTCCGGAAAAGCCTACCCTCACCCGCGCCAAACCGGGCATTGGCTCCTATGAGGACCAAGCGGACGAGAAGCGGCAGAAGGGCCGAACGAAAGGAAAAACGGGGCGGCCGGGGCGGTAA
- a CDS encoding Fur family transcriptional regulator, which yields MGTPQLTKNQSLVMGALSHSDGPMSAYTILDKLRDHGFRAPLQVYRALDKLLEYGLVHRLESLNAFVACTCPHEHEHDHGVTAFTICEGCGQVTEFHDEAIEQRLSTLVRAQSFKTEKTTIEIRGHCKSCA from the coding sequence ATGGGTACGCCCCAATTGACGAAAAACCAGTCGCTGGTGATGGGCGCGCTCTCTCATTCGGACGGACCGATGAGCGCCTACACGATCCTCGACAAGCTCAGGGACCACGGCTTCCGGGCGCCGCTCCAGGTCTATCGCGCCCTCGACAAGCTGCTGGAATACGGCCTCGTCCACCGGCTGGAAAGCCTCAACGCCTTCGTGGCCTGCACGTGCCCGCATGAGCACGAGCATGACCACGGCGTGACTGCCTTCACGATCTGCGAGGGCTGCGGGCAGGTGACCGAGTTCCACGACGAGGCGATCGAACAGCGGCTGTCGACGCTCGTTCGCGCCCAGAGCTTCAAGACCGAGAAGACCACGATCGAAATCCGCGGGCACTGCAAGAGCTGCGCCTGA
- the znuB gene encoding zinc ABC transporter permease subunit ZnuB, translating into MLDDFFIRALLAGIGIAMVAGPLGCFVIWRRMAYFGDTMAHSALLGVALSLLLDLNLMISVFIVASAVSLLLLFLQRRGALSTDALLGILSHSALSIGLVIVAFMTWVRIDLVGFLFGDILAVSEADIDIIWGGGILVILALVYLWRPLLASTVNPELAEAEGLKPGRARLVFMLLMALVIAIAMKIVGILLITSLLIIPAATARRFATSPEVMAVLASLIGALAVAGGLFGSLHWDTPSGPSIVVAALALFVLSLLPVGRPGRASHSSQGGH; encoded by the coding sequence ATGCTTGACGATTTCTTCATCCGGGCGCTGCTCGCCGGCATCGGCATCGCCATGGTCGCGGGACCGCTCGGCTGCTTTGTCATCTGGCGGCGCATGGCCTATTTCGGCGACACGATGGCCCATTCGGCGCTGCTTGGAGTGGCGCTATCGCTGCTTCTCGACCTCAATCTGATGATCAGCGTCTTCATCGTCGCCTCGGCCGTTTCCCTGCTGCTTCTCTTTCTGCAGAGGCGCGGCGCCCTGTCGACGGATGCGCTGCTCGGCATCCTGTCGCATTCGGCGCTGTCGATCGGCTTGGTCATCGTCGCCTTCATGACCTGGGTCCGCATCGACCTCGTCGGCTTCCTCTTCGGCGATATCCTCGCCGTTTCGGAGGCCGATATCGACATTATCTGGGGCGGCGGCATCCTGGTGATCCTGGCGCTCGTCTATCTCTGGCGGCCCTTGCTCGCCTCGACGGTCAATCCGGAGCTTGCAGAGGCCGAGGGACTGAAGCCGGGACGGGCGCGGCTCGTCTTCATGCTGCTGATGGCGCTGGTGATCGCCATTGCCATGAAGATCGTCGGCATTCTCCTCATCACCTCGCTGCTGATCATCCCGGCGGCGACCGCGCGCCGCTTCGCCACCTCGCCGGAGGTGATGGCGGTCCTCGCCTCGCTGATCGGCGCTCTCGCCGTCGCCGGCGGGCTTTTTGGCTCGCTGCACTGGGATACACCCTCCGGACCATCGATCGTGGTTGCCGCGCTGGCGCTTTTCGTGCTCAGTCTGCTGCCGGTCGGCCGACCAGGGCGCGCGTCGCATTCTTCGCAGGGAGGACATTGA
- the dusA gene encoding tRNA dihydrouridine(20/20a) synthase DusA yields the protein MKETAQLTEKPGKGRYFNAPVFAVAPMIDWTDRHYRFFARQLSRHALLYTEMIVADAILRGDRDRLLGHHATEHPVALQLGGNDPVKMAEAARIAEASGYDEINMNVGCPSDRVQSGTFGACLMQEPELVAKCVAAMKAAVKVPVTVKCRIGVDDQDPEVALRTLVERVKDAGTDAVWVHARKAWLKGLSPRENREIPPLDYGLVHRLKAENQNLFIGLNGGLQTLDQALAHLDARPFPAPSPRLAGGEAGNGAPLDGVMLGRAAYHDSGLLTAADGYFNHPLTGVPPALIEPEAFSGRHHRLSLAFWVNVRDAMAAYAAAHIEDGGRLIHITRHMVGLFQGWPGARRFRQMLSADATRKGAGPDVIHAAFEAVFEAVTAREAAE from the coding sequence ATGAAAGAAACGGCGCAACTGACTGAAAAACCGGGAAAGGGCCGGTACTTCAATGCCCCGGTTTTTGCCGTGGCGCCTATGATCGACTGGACGGACCGTCACTACCGTTTCTTCGCGCGGCAGCTCTCGCGTCATGCGCTGCTTTATACGGAGATGATCGTCGCCGACGCGATCCTGCGCGGCGACAGGGACAGGCTGCTTGGCCATCACGCCACGGAGCACCCGGTCGCGCTGCAGCTCGGCGGCAACGATCCGGTCAAGATGGCGGAGGCGGCGCGGATCGCCGAAGCCTCCGGCTATGACGAGATCAACATGAATGTCGGCTGCCCCTCCGACCGGGTGCAGTCCGGCACCTTCGGCGCCTGCCTGATGCAGGAGCCGGAGCTGGTCGCCAAATGCGTGGCGGCGATGAAGGCGGCCGTGAAGGTTCCGGTCACGGTCAAGTGCCGCATCGGCGTCGACGACCAGGATCCGGAGGTGGCGCTTCGCACGCTCGTCGAGCGCGTCAAGGATGCCGGCACGGATGCCGTCTGGGTGCATGCCCGCAAGGCCTGGCTTAAGGGCCTGTCGCCGCGGGAGAACCGCGAAATCCCGCCGCTCGACTATGGTCTTGTGCATCGGCTGAAGGCCGAGAACCAAAATCTTTTCATCGGCCTCAATGGCGGTCTTCAGACTCTGGATCAGGCGCTGGCGCATCTCGACGCGCGGCCGTTTCCGGCTCCATCGCCGAGGCTTGCCGGGGGCGAGGCGGGAAATGGAGCGCCGCTGGACGGCGTCATGCTCGGCCGCGCCGCCTACCACGACAGCGGCCTGCTGACAGCCGCGGACGGCTATTTCAACCACCCGCTGACCGGCGTCCCACCGGCGCTGATCGAGCCGGAGGCCTTCTCCGGCCGCCATCATCGCCTGTCGCTCGCTTTCTGGGTAAATGTGCGCGATGCCATGGCAGCCTATGCTGCCGCCCATATCGAAGATGGCGGCCGGCTGATCCATATCACGCGCCACATGGTGGGATTGTTCCAGGGTTGGCCCGGGGCGCGGCGCTTCCGCCAGATGCTTTCCGCCGACGCCACCCGCAAGGGCGCCGGTCCGGACGTCATCCATGCCGCCTTCGAGGCTGTGTTCGAGGCGGTCACGGCGCGTGAGGCGGCGGAGTAG
- a CDS encoding phytochelatin synthase family protein, with protein MRRGILVGAAIGLSVLLGGVYVLRPAEVSPAAIRASVEQSPDLLDRAWSLPVALSYGRTLTWQANGSFCGPASVANLFRSIGEEETTETEVLEGTGWCRLGFCWMGLTLDELAEVAGAQTDRNVSVLRDLTPEEFRRHLRASNDPAKRYIVNFSREAIFGAGVGHHSPIGGYLEAEDLVFVLDVNERFKPWLVSREKLYSAVNTLDGDRKRGLLLIE; from the coding sequence ATGAGGCGTGGAATTCTCGTCGGTGCCGCAATTGGTCTCTCCGTCCTCCTCGGCGGCGTCTATGTCTTGCGCCCAGCCGAGGTTTCGCCGGCTGCGATCCGCGCCTCGGTCGAGCAATCGCCTGACCTGCTGGACCGCGCCTGGAGTCTCCCGGTCGCCCTGAGCTATGGGCGGACACTGACGTGGCAGGCGAACGGCTCCTTCTGCGGCCCGGCGAGCGTCGCCAACCTCTTCCGCTCCATAGGCGAAGAGGAGACCACCGAAACCGAGGTGCTCGAGGGCACCGGCTGGTGCCGGCTCGGCTTCTGCTGGATGGGGCTGACGCTCGACGAGCTTGCCGAGGTGGCGGGCGCCCAGACGGATCGCAATGTCAGCGTGTTGCGGGACCTGACGCCGGAGGAGTTTCGGCGGCATTTGCGGGCGAGCAACGATCCGGCCAAGCGCTATATCGTCAACTTTTCACGAGAGGCGATCTTCGGCGCCGGCGTCGGCCATCACTCGCCGATCGGCGGCTATCTCGAGGCGGAAGATTTGGTTTTCGTCCTGGACGTAAACGAGCGCTTCAAGCCCTGGCTCGTTTCGCGCGAAAAGCTCTATTCGGCGGTGAACACCTTGGACGGCGACCGCAAGCGCGGATTGTTGCTGATCGAATAG
- a CDS encoding J domain-containing protein, producing MQVDEKQVARVIDPYALLGLERDADERAIRAAYRRAVKTAHPDRGGDAEEFGKLQAAYDLLKDPVRRKVYDDTGYDPQLVDPKQLKGLMMLETLVNDFILDLREPGSFDPVAAMRRKLSDDIVKTRFHILELERHRSRVRKHMDRLGRRPDTDVLGSMLRARSQSIGEAIKNAEAQIEVIEEAYQMLEGYSYEMEPLEIEARAAE from the coding sequence TTGCAAGTCGACGAAAAGCAGGTGGCCCGCGTGATCGATCCCTATGCCCTCCTTGGACTTGAGCGCGACGCCGACGAGCGGGCGATCCGCGCGGCTTACCGGCGGGCGGTGAAAACCGCGCATCCGGACCGCGGCGGCGATGCCGAAGAGTTCGGCAAGCTGCAGGCGGCCTATGATCTTTTGAAAGATCCGGTGCGCCGCAAGGTCTATGACGACACCGGCTACGATCCGCAGCTCGTCGATCCCAAGCAGCTCAAGGGCCTGATGATGCTGGAGACGCTCGTCAACGACTTCATTCTCGACCTGCGCGAGCCCGGCAGTTTCGATCCGGTCGCGGCCATGCGGCGCAAACTCTCCGACGACATCGTCAAGACCCGCTTCCATATCCTCGAACTGGAGCGCCACCGCTCACGGGTCCGCAAGCACATGGACCGCCTCGGCCGGCGGCCGGACACGGACGTGCTCGGCTCGATGCTGCGCGCCCGCAGCCAGTCGATCGGCGAGGCCATTAAGAACGCCGAAGCGCAGATCGAGGTGATCGAGGAGGCGTACCAGATGCTGGAAGGCTATTCCTATGAGATGGAGCCGCTGGAGATCGAGGCGCGGGCGGCGGAGTAA